The following are encoded in a window of Ranitomeya variabilis isolate aRanVar5 chromosome 6, aRanVar5.hap1, whole genome shotgun sequence genomic DNA:
- the LOC143782522 gene encoding thioredoxin-like protein 4A → MSYMLPHLHNGWQVDQSILSEEDRVLVIRFGHDWDPTCMKMDEVLYCIAEKVKNFAVTYLVDITEVPDFNKMYELYDPCTVMFFFRNKHIMIDLGTGNNNKINWPMEDKQEMIDIVETVYRGARKGRGLVVSPKDYSTKYRY, encoded by the exons ATGTCTTACATGCTTCCACATCTGCACAATGGCTGGCAGGTTGACCAGTCCATCCTTTCCGAGGAGGACCGCGTGTTGGTTATCCGCTTTGGACATGACTGGGATCCTACATGTATGAAGATGGATGAAGTTTTGTACTGCATAGCTGAGAAG GTGAAAAACTTTGCTGTGACTTATCTGGTGGATATAACAGAAGTCCCCGATTTTAATAAAATGTACGAGTTATATGATCCCTGTACAGTCATGTTCTTCTTCAG GAACAAGCACATTATGATTGATTTAGGCACTGGTAACAATAACAAGATTAACTGGCCAATGGAAGATAAACAGGAGATGATTGATATCGTGGAAACGGTCTACAGAGGTGCCAGGAAGGGCAGAGGTCTAGTGGTGTCTCCCAAGGACTACTCCACAAAATACAGATACTGA
- the LOC143782521 gene encoding uncharacterized protein LOC143782521: MSDRRHADQLVTRRLWEEVCSAVLDNWEELDAGAQDLARNKVIVQWRSLRDRFKREFNKEIQAPSGSRGRRSSTVCSTREPASALHPSGAISQESATGDHVDPSVSVPSLLCDPSAPSTSAGAAGRTSSLEAAGDELQFPLPHPSETAATSRPPLGSGQELCA, from the exons atgtcggaccgccgccatgctgaccagttagtcacccgacggctatgggaggaagtgtgcagtgctgttctggataactgggaggaactcgacgctggggcccaggatctagcgc gtaacaaGGTTATCGTgcagtggcggtcactcagggatcgcttcaagagggagtttaacaaggagatacaggccccgagtggatctagaggacgcaggagcag cactgtctgcagcactcgggagcctgcatcagcgttgcacccctctggagcgatctctcaggagtccgccaccggggaccacgtcgacccctctgtatctgtaccttcccttttgtgtgatccctcggccccatccaccagcgctggagcagcagggcggacttcgtcacttgaagctgcaggtgatgagttacaGTTCCCTTTACCCCATCCCTCTGaaactgccgcaacatctagaccacctttggggtcaggacaggagctatgcgcctga